AGGAGTGGTTTTCGTTTCAAATAATCCAACGCGATATACGTCGTCCTCTCGAAGATTTCCAGTTTCAATTTCAGACTTGGGAATTTCGATAACGTACGAATCGCGTTGTTCTGTCACGCTAGCACTAAACAAACATAGTAGGGTGTCGGGAATCTGCATCACTATCGTTCCTTCTCAAAGCACTGTGTAGATACCCTCTTGAGCCCATCGGTGACAAAATTTCTGGCTCTGTTGAAATCTACAAAATATGATAGGTTCGGTACCCTCTGCGGTAAGTACAGGTGAAGGACATACCGACCGATAAAGACTATGCACAGACTGACGAGAGTTCGTTAATGAGTAACTCGTTTTATCACACCTCAAAATACAAACGTCAGCGGCTCGAACGTGCTATGCGTTACCATGGTGTCGATACATCGCAAAAACGGTGAACAAGTCATCGAGAAGTGGGACACCGTTTTCAACGCTCTCTCGTCGGAGCCGCGTCGCCAACTCATTGTTTCTCTCTTGGACGCTGGACCCAATCAATCAGTCCCGCTACCCGAGAGCGCAATAATGCCAAACGTTCCACCTAACCCGAAAGAACTTCGTCAGGAATTATACCACGTCCATCTGCCGATGTTAGCGGATATGGAGTTTATTACTTGGGAGAGTGAACCATTGGTCGCTTCTTGCGGTCCACGGTTCGATGAAGTAGCAGTGGTTATCGAAGCGCTCCACGCGGAAGCGTCCCGTATTCCCGATTCATTAGTTATTGGCTGTCAACGGCTTGAGGAGGAACAGCAGGATAGCGTCGATGTCTAATAGACAACTCACGCGGTAATACGGTTCGGTGAAACGACTATACCGTTTTTGACGCGCTCAAACCCGACACTGATAAATGTTATATATGATGTAAAGCGTTATATCAGACATAACGATGGAGATAGAAGTACGGTTACCGCTACCGGACGAGCAAATATTCAGGTATGAGGCAATGGACGACATCCTCGAAATTCTTGCCCAGAATCCATCAACTGAATTTGGGAACAGAGACCTCCAAGAACTCACTGGATTCGGCGGCCCCAGCGTTTCAAAGGGGCTTTCGCTGCTTGAGTCGATGGAGTTGATTGTTAGGCGAGACATCGGCAATAAGACGCTATATCGGATTAACGATCACAGACTACGAGAGGCTGACGACCCATTCCTCGAGATACCACAGACCGAGTTCCGGAAACCACTTCGGAAATTTGTGTCTCAGGTTAGAGAGGAACTATCCTCAACAGCCGGGATAGTTTGCTTCGGAAGTGTGGCACGAGGGGAAGCAGACCGTATGAGTGATATCGATCTTCTCGTGCTTGTCGACGATGATGACAAGTTGGTGGCCATACGGCGAACGATCTCTGATATCACCCACGAACTTGAAACAAAACGGATAGATGGACAGCGATACGAGTTCGAAGTTTTCGTCGAATCCCCGGAGAGCGCCTGCAGACGAGGGGAAGACCTCCAACCAATTTTACAGGAGGGTGTCGTTCTCTCGGAGAACGAGGCACTGTGGGAAGTGAAGCACGATCTGTTCGGAGGTGGTGACGAATGACCTCGAAAAAGTTTGAGTCGGCGCTCGGTGATGCGGAAGATGCGTTCCAGAGAAAACCCACAAATCCTGAGGTCGGACTCGAGCACGTTTCTGACTCAGCTGTTCTTCAGTTACGGAAAGCGTGTCGCCTTCTCGATGCTGCAGATTTTCTTCTCAATCGTAACGGGCACTTCACAGTAATTATCGAGGCGTGTTTCGTCTCTATCGAGCGCTCGATCCAATTCTACGTTGAAGAGAAGGGATATGATGTCGCTGGCCAACGGCATACCGAAGTGTACGACCTTGGTGTGCAAGCAGGTCTCTTCAGACGAGACGTTGCTGATCGACTCGAAGAGCTGTGGATTGAGAACCGGTCAGAATCATATTACCGGACAGGAGTAGCTGGCGAGTACCGCGCTCAAACGATCTATCAAGTAGCCGTGCAGCTTCACGAGGAAATCGTTCAATTGACCAGAACACAGGACTGCCTTTGTTAGTGAAACGCCGGATCGAACCATCTCTCAGTGTCGCTCGAGTTGTTTGTAGCTGGATCACTGGTCTCCTCAGTGTAGTTTTCCGAATCCTTGTCGACCTCGTCGTTATCAACATCGTCTACAACGGAATGACCGATATCGACGTTCGTACTTCTGGTTTCGTCGCTCACACCCAGCGATCAACGATCACAACTGCTGGTTTGAACGACAGTAGCTGCTACTGGTGATGATGACACTCTTCACTAGGTTGTACACACAGTAAGTACGTTTCCTTTGTTCGCCCAAAATGTACTCAGAGGTGCTTTCAGGCTCAAACAAGATGTTATACAGCGGAAATCTACTCTCCCCCCTGACTACACAAAGTCAGCAAGTGCCGTTGTTTCGAGTTCCACTGTATCCGTTTCAAACTCATTCATGAGTTCTCGGCTATCAGGGACTTCGAATGAGATCTGTGGGGTTGACTACTGGACCTCTGCTATAGTGACCGTTAGAATCGATCTGGGCGTTTCCGTCGAGAGCTAAAATACCCTCTTTCGACTTCTAATGAGATGATCTGACAGTTAAAATCGCTGACTTGGGATCAAGCCTCGAGGGGTCTCGATATGCTTTTCCGACTCTGTTGAAACCCTTCACAACTGATACGAACACCGTACTGAATACAGAGCGCGAATGTGGCACGGAGGTTCTGTTGAAATCCTATTTTCAGATGTTTTTCGACTGAAACAGCCGGTAGAATTCGCTTGCGTACCGAGCAGTATTTCAGTTTTTAAACCAACCAAACAACCCGAGTGAAATAGCGAATAATCCCCATAGAACTGTGCGGAAATTGGGTTGTGACAAAGCGATACCAAGAATAACTACTCCGGCTATAACGGAGAGAATCCCGGTGAGTTTTCGATACTGCTGTAGCGACATATGATGTGGGGAGTCTATTATATAATTTGGAGCGTTTCGTCTATTAATTACTTGGCTTGTACTGACCGCACCGGGATAGAATCTGTCACTTGCTGAGAATTTCAACAAAGCCAGATGATTTAATTTACGAGCCCTCGACTGAAAGTCTTTCAGAGAGTGCTTCAGCGATCTGCCCAGCCTCATAGTTGTGGGTTAACGTCTGTTCTTGAGGCCCTGTTTCAACCTGTATTGGGTTTTCTGGTCATTGCAACAGCGGTAGAGACCGAGTAGAAAACAAGTAGAGATTACTTTCAATCCCGTGCTGGGTTTTCTGGTCGTTGCAACCGCTCGATCACGAGGACGGCCACGACGAACGCGATGAAGTCGCAGTGGACAGAAAACCCAGAACCGGATTGAAGCGGCGACACTGACGCGGTCTAATGCTGTCCTTCTCGGTCGCAGTAGGGAGAACGTAGGAACAGTGTAGAGTAACTCCGAGTCATGCTGTATCGGTAACGAGAGTTGACGACTGTTTGTATAGTCTTAACCTACAAGCGATACTGGTGACATCCAGTGTTGGTTAACATGGTTTCAGTTACTAGATTCTATGAGCCACCAATACCCTTAGATCCATCCTATCATCGTTGTCGATACACTCAATAACTAACTCGAAATCCAACAAAGTACGACATCAATCAGGACCAGCGGAACTGGTGGGATGAGGGTGTTGCAACTTTGAGTCAGTAATTCGCCATGTTTGGAGGAGGAGCCCCCTCAATTCAGCGTAGGTCACTGATTCGAAGACTACTCACACACCACTCATTCAGGTTTTTCGACTTTAAGATATCAATAGCAACCATGCCAAGTTTTTGTGCGCCAACAGGCACGAGGCGCACTGAAGTGTGCCTCGAGATTACAGATGAGTACTGACCAACCAATCTATAGCGAGACGCATCGAGAACGGCCGACTGATGACGAATTTTCGACCGGCCGTTCCCAAAGCTATCCAGGCGATATCGCACGTCTACACGGACACGAACTCGTCGCAATCGATGAGTGGCTCCCTGGAAAGGCCCCATCACCTTACCACATCGACCTCACAGACAGCTACGAGTATCGGACCCGGTACTGGCGCTGCAAGAACTGCGGCCACGAGCGCAACCGTCGCGATGAGTTCACCACTCCTTGCGAAGAGCCCCAACCAGCAACTCCCCTCGAGGCTGGCGGCTACTCAATTGACGAGCCACGAACTCGACGTGCGCTCACCGAAGGGATCGACGTCCACTTTGTCAAACGCGGACCCGTGTACGAGGTCGTCAGTGAGAGCGAGAGTACGTACGAAGTCGACGTCGATAAGCAGACGTGTACCTGACCTGATTTCGATCAACGCCAACCAGACGGCGGTTGTAAACATCTGCGGCGTGTCGACCTCGAGATCCGGACTGGACTTGTTCCTGGGAACGTTCCGTCGCTAATAGCAGGGACTCGAACTCATTTTCGAGAGTTGAGAAACATCACGTACGGCGATCGACGCTGCAAAGAAACAACTATTGGCTAGCCTGAGAGAGATGCGAATGTGACTGACGACGTCGCGTATCCTTCGGTTGAGGTCATTCTTGACCTCCACAGGCAGATCGTTGAAGAAGGTGACACCACAGAACCCGGAATTCGGTCGGAGGACGCAATCGAATCTGCAGTACAATACGTCTCTGAAGGATACTTTGGGGAGGTTCCACAGACACTGCATGAAAAAGCGGTGCATCTGATGCGTCTTCTCGTTGCAGATCATCCCTTCGTCGATGGGAACAAGCGGACTGCACTCCGAACAGTGGTTGTCTTCTACATGCTGAACGAACACACGTTTGATTACGGCGACGAAATTCGGGCCTTACTGCACCGCTTTGCAACCGATGAAGCCGCCGTCGACATTAAGACCGCAGTGATCTACTTCCGAGCGTGTGCTCGTCGCAACAGATAAAGGGATACAATGAGTACGTTCAATACAGAGATGGCTTCCAGCACCGATTCCTCGGCGACGGTCGACGAAGAAGTCCGCCGACTGTACGAGCGGTATCAGGCGGCCGAGAGCGACGCCGAACGTCACGAGATCGCCTTCGAAATGGGGAAGCTTGACGGACGCCGCCACGCAGACATCTACGCAGCGCTCGAAGACGAGTAACTCAACAGTATTCTCAGCACCTCCTTAGCTATTGACAGCTGTTTCACTACTTAGTGACGACACCCCGTGACCAAACAACCATTACGGAGATTGACCTCCTCCCGCGCCTAAAGTCGCGGGAATCCCACCATGGAATTTCAGGCCGAGCGCGGCCCTAAGGTTTCAATACGCTTACATGTGAAATATGATGGTGTACGTATACAGAAAGAGTAATTATATTCGACCTTAGATCTTCCTTCAAATGTCTAAATTTACAAACCAAGACTCTCAAAGCAATACGACATTAATGGATGGATTAAAACCCTTCGACACATATTCCTCTTTCACCCATATATTTTTGTACCTTTTGGGCATCCCTCTTTGGATATTAGTATACTCTGGCATGAGTCGAATAGTAGTTGGAGACGGGGTGGTGATCGCTACCTATGCAGCAATCAGTGCTGCATTAGTGATGGGCATATATTATTGCGTTCTATTTATTATGGGTGTTGGTTCACCGGTAGGAAATATCCTCGCACCGGCAGGTATTACGCTTGCTATGCCAGGAGTTGTTTACCGTACACTACTGCCAGGTGGCGTAGTGAACCAGAACTCCGTGGTGCCAATTTTAGAAGGTGAGGTAGGGATGCTAGCTTTTGCGATTGGTCTTGGATTCCCGCTTCTTATATTACCATTATATTATTTCTTCCATTCAAAACCATCTCAGTGGGAGAAAGAAGTAATGCCAGATGGATTTAGTTTTATTGAATATGTGCTTACCACTGGATCAGACACATCGATACAGAATATTGTGTCAATCCATCCAAAAGCAGGTACTGTTGGTCTTCCACTATTCTTTCTTCTTTTGTTCTCTCTTGGATTCACGCTAATACTCGTCTCAGATCAATATTACATCAATGCCGGAGATTTTACTGGACTATATATGGTTATTTTTAGTATAATATTTATACTAGTAGTTAGAGAATAAATTGTGCCCTATGGGTTAGTATTTTCCATTTTACATTGGTCATATTAGTTGAGGATCACAACAAATAATATTCAGGAGAAAATAATATGAGAAAATAAATTGATATCTGTGTCACTCGATATTGGGAGATAATATATTCACCAATTCAAATATCTGCTTTTTTTGCACGGTTAAGATAAGATTCAATAGAATCAATGTCCGATACACATGATGCTTGCGCTGAATTTGGTATCTTATTCAATGAATTGACCAGTCCGTAGAGTCCATTGAGCCAGGTGATGTTCTGTTCAATCTGCTCGTTTGCATCTACTTCATTTATTTTCCCTTCCTCAATCTTTTCCACTAAATCTTTCAGATCAGTTGTGTCGTCTGTGGCGTCGCCCCTGAATAAGCGACCATCTCGAAGGGGAATATCGACCGTTATACGCGTACTGTCACCTTGATCACCGTCCGGTCTTGTTTCCATTATGAAAGATACTTTACACTACCAGTTAACCATTATTCACTCCAACAAGTGAGTGTGGATTCATAGCAACTGTTTACAAGATATTATGTAAACTAAAAAGAATATTTATGCATAATGGTTACTGAAAATCCTGAAGAGTTAGCCTGAGCAGGAATTAATAAGACTGCAGTGAAACACTATACCGAGACATAACTGATGGAATTTTTAGACAGTGGTGACATTCGGATAAATCGAGATTTGAACGCGCTCGACGTCTTAGCGGGTGATGTGAGCTCGGCATTATCTGAGCAGGGAATTGAGCACGTCCTTGTCAGTGGCTATATGGTCGTTTTAATGGGTCGATCTCGAGGGACAGAAGACATTGACACTCTGATCGGGATAAGTGACATCTCAACAGAGACGATTGAAGCCTTGGCTGATGAACTCGAGAATCGTGGCTATTGGGGATCAGCAATGCCTCTTTCGAGTATGAACGAGATGTTCCAGCATGGAGATCCGATTCGAGTCGCTCGTGACGGCAAGCGAATTCCATCTGTCGAATTGAAACCGACGGATCTTAGTCACGTATCGTTTCAAAACCAGCGGAGAGCAATCATTGGATTAGATGACGGTGACCAAATCCATCTTCCGATAGTAGCCCCTGAGGTGCAGATTGCCTACAAACTCGATATGGGAGGGAACGTGGATTTCGAGGATGCATACTATCTGTTCAAGATCTGTAAAGGCGAATTGAATAGCGAACTTTTAGAAGGAATGGTCTCTAAGTATGGTGTAGAAGGTGAATTCCATGAGCTCAAACGCCAAGCAGAAAACGGATCGGTCTAACAGACATATCGATCCTGATCGTCTGGCGCGACGGCTCGACGCGATTGATCAGTGGGTAGCGCATATCAATTCGACCCCTGCCCCAGAATGGGGTGCAGAACTGAACAGTTTAATAAACTCACAGGTTAGCGGGGCAGAAGCACTCTCAGAGGCTCGAGGAGAGGATTTCCCACAATTTGATCACTTCGACCCAGACGCAATTCGCGCAGCGGGTCAGTCAACTGATTGATCTGCAAATATAGAATTGCCGTGCCTGCTCAGTAAGACACCGACCGTCTCGCTGCCCACTCACTCATTTTGTCTGTGATGACGTTATCGCCGTTCTGTGAGCACGTTAACACTTTGGTCCCACCTATGTGATTTGATTGGAGTTTGTCTGAAGCGATTGGCTATTCTACGTTTACAGCCCGCACGTCGCTGCTCCCTCGGTGTGCTTACGGCTCACTGCATTCGCCGTTCGCCTCGGATGACATCGTAGTCGAGGCCAGTCTGCACGAGCATATTCATCGCTGCAGTAACTGACGAACGAGGATGTCATTCACTTCGCGAATCCGGATTGAACGATAGCTCGATAATCTCTCCAGCTTCGAGTTCTGTCTGCTCCAGCAATTGGAGGAACTGCCTCTCCCTCTCCGCCACTCAGCACGCGAGCTCTGACGGTCTTGTCGGACTGCTCGAGTTTTGCATCGATAGCGTCGAGTCGAGCGAGGAGTTCGGCCTCGAGCGACTGTTCTTCGAGTGAATCAGTCTCAGCCACCGACTCTTGTTCGCCAGTTGTGACGGCATCGGAACTCGTGGATACATATGGATCTGCCGCAGTCCGTGCAAACGTCGCCTTGAGGGCGTCGAGGTTAACGCCTTCGGCCTCGAGAGTGATCGGTTTGCGTCGGATGACATCCAGTGAGGTATCCACCTCGAGAGTCTGTTCCTGTAGCGCCTCCAACTGGCGTCTGCGAATCCGAGTTGCAGTTGCCTCCGCGATCCACCCAGGGGCGTTCCAGCGTCCATCTTCGTAGAGTCGGTGGACATTCAGGTCATTCGTGCCCCAGGTGAAACATCGATCAAAGCGGCATTGGAACCGGTTGAGCGGATCGCCTCTCGCGTGCTTGATGAGGCCGATCAACTTGACAGTCTCGAGGTTGTCCACGAGTTGTATGCCGTCAATGGGCTGATGTTGATGTCATTTCGAACAAGCCGTGGCAGGCAT
Above is a genomic segment from Natronolimnobius baerhuensis containing:
- a CDS encoding type II toxin-antitoxin system death-on-curing family toxin, producing the protein MTDDVAYPSVEVILDLHRQIVEEGDTTEPGIRSEDAIESAVQYVSEGYFGEVPQTLHEKAVHLMRLLVADHPFVDGNKRTALRTVVVFYMLNEHTFDYGDEIRALLHRFATDEAAVDIKTAVIYFRACARRNR
- a CDS encoding ArsR/SmtB family transcription factor, whose amino-acid sequence is MDDILEILAQNPSTEFGNRDLQELTGFGGPSVSKGLSLLESMELIVRRDIGNKTLYRINDHRLREADDPFLEIPQTEFRKPLRKFVSQVREELSSTAGIVCFGSVARGEADRMSDIDLLVLVDDDDKLVAIRRTISDITHELETKRIDGQRYEFEVFVESPESACRRGEDLQPILQEGVVLSENEALWEVKHDLFGGGDE